Proteins encoded in a region of the Takifugu flavidus isolate HTHZ2018 chromosome 8, ASM371156v2, whole genome shotgun sequence genome:
- the LOC130529505 gene encoding IQ motif and SEC7 domain-containing protein 1-like isoform X7 has product MMWCLQCNSEKTQSLMELELNGCVEGDGRPSDSGPSLDGGATYGQGPVTHGSAISPDRFESPLYSQGVQPGPQRPRRAKLQHSQSILRKQAEEEAIKRSRSLSESYELSADLQDKQVEMLERKYGGRFITRHAARTIQTAFRQYQMNKNFERLRSSMSENRMSRRIVLSNMRMQLSFEGPEKVHSSYFEGRQVSMTEDGTPLSLVQSECGDIEVHHQANVASHPAPQGDLTDAITELEDTFSRQVKSLAESIDDALNCRSLQGDEGTDPEAMGCRKVEREMPYQVKSHRRGGGRLDDETMASYSDVTLFIDEEDMSPSIALSRSGEQPSSTESDLRLRSVNSSQEYWPIDPKDEGRDTDTSCRSTPSLDCQDQRLRMDHLPLLTIEPPSDSSAELSDRSERSSVKRPPAYEPHGHIVTSSQASPKHILHGPPPRAPSRDDDAPLRHRHRQLESHLAINGSANRQSKSESDFSDGDNDSINSTSNSNDTINCSSESSSRDSLREQTLSKQTYHKETRNSWDSPIFSNDVIRKRHYRIGLNLFNKKPEKGIQYLTERGFIPDTPVGVAHFLLQRKGLSRQMIGEFLGNRQKQFNRDVLDCVVDEMDFQSMELDEALRKFQNHIRVQGEAQKVERLIEAFSQRYCICNPTVVRQFRNPDTIFILAFAIILLNTDMYSPNVKPERKMKLEDFIKNLRGVDDGEDIPRETLVGIYERIRKRELKTNEDHVSQVQKVEKLIVGKKPIGSLHHGLGCVLSLPHRRLVCYCRLFEVPDPNKLQKLGLHQREIFLFNDLLVVTKIFQKKKNSVTYSFRQSFSLYGMQVMLFESQCKYYPNGIRLTSAIPGADIKVLINFNAPNPQDRKKFTDDLRESIAEVQEMEKYRIESELEKQKGVVRPSMSQSSGLKKEAGNGTMNRASLDDTYAMGEGLKRSALSSSLRDLSEAGKRGRRSSAGSLDSNMEGSIISSPHTRRRATTPHEGAPRGHPSVPNPASTSILGSLFGSKRGKPSSQSHSPLPPPGHPTLISHKPHPTNLHHTAQVTHTVQAQHHGHHSHYCQAPQNPPPYHHHHHYHPPPHTQYHQHPAYASHGHQHSHPQHSHYSQHPHHAPHPQHLPHHHSQQAGSGTGGPKPKHSGISTVV; this is encoded by the exons ATGATGTGGTGTTTGCAGTGTAATTCAGAGAAGACCCAGTcgctgatggagctggagctgaatgGCTG CGTTGAAGGGGATGGACGGCCCAGTGACAGTGGCCCGTCCCTGGACGGGGGAGCCACCTATGGCCAGGGCCCAGTGACCCACGGCTCAGCCATCAGCCCCGACAGATTCGAAAGCCCGTTGTACAGCCAGGGGGTTCAGCCCGGGCCACAGCGGCCCCGTCGGGCCAAGCTCCAGCACTCGCAGTCCATCCTCCGCAAGCAGGCCGAGGAGGAGGCCATCAAGCGGTCGCGCTCGCTGTCCGAGAGCTATGAGCTCTCCGCCGACCTCCAGGACAAACAG GTGGAGATGTTGGAGCGTAAATATGGCGGACGGTTCATAACTCGCCATGCGGCCCGCACCATCCAGACAGCCTTCCGGCAGTATCAAATGAACAAGAACTTTGAACGTCTCAGAAGCTCTATGTCTGAGAACCGCATGTCCAGACGCATTGTTCTCTCCAACATGAGGATGCAGCTCTCGTTCGAGGGACCTGAAAAAGTGCACAGTTCCTACTTCGAGGGAAGACAGGTGTCCATGACAGAGGACGGCACTCCGCTGTCTCTGGTGCAGTCAGAATGTGGGGATATCGAAGTGCACCATCAGGCCAACGTGGCTTCTCATCCAGCTCCGCAGGGCGACCTGACGGACGCCATCACGGAGCTGGAGGACACTTTTTCCAGGCAGGTCAAATCCCTGGCCGAGTCGATAGATGATGCACTGAACTGTCGCAGCCTTCAGGGCGACGAGGGCACCGACCCGGAGGCGATGGGCTGCCGTAAAGTGGAGCGAGAAATGCCCTATCAGGTGAAGTCCCACCGCAGGGGAGGCGGGCGCCTGGACGATGAAACAATGGCCTCGTACAGCGATGTGACTCTGTTCATAGACGAGGAGGACATGTCCCCGTCCATCGCTCTGTCCAGGTCAGGGGAACAGCCGTCCAGCACAGAATCAGACCTCCGGTTACGATCTGTTAACTCTTCCCAGGAGTACTGGCCCATTGACCCCAAAGATGAGGGTCGTGACACGGACACAAGCTGCCGTAGCACGCCTTCTCTGGACtgccaggaccagcgtctcagAATGGACCACCTGCCTCTGTTGACCATCGAACCTCCCAGTGACAGCTCGGCAGAGCTCAGCGACCGCTCCGAGCGCAGCTCTGTCAAGCGGCCGCCTGCATACGAGCCCCACGGCCACATCGTCACGTCGTCCCAGGCCAGCCCGAAACACATCCTCCACGGGCCTCCGCCGCGAGCTCCCTCTCGTGACGACGACGCGCCTCTGCGCCACCGGCACCGGCAGCTGGAAAGCCACCTCGCCATCAACGGCTCGGCCAACCGGCAGAGCAAATCGGAGTCGGACTTCTCGGACGGGGACAACGACAGCATCAACAGCACGTCCAACTCCAACGACACCATTAACTGCAGCTCGGAGTCCTCGTCCAGGGACAGCCTGAGAGAGCAGACGCTCAGCAAGCAGACCTACCACAAGGAGACCAGGAACAGCTGGGACTCGCCCATCTTCAGCAACGACGTCATTCGGAAGAGGCACTACCGCATCGGCCTGAACCTCTTCAACAA GAAGCCCGAAAAAGGCATTCAGTACCTGACGGAGAGGGGGTTCATCCCCGACACACCGGTCGGCGTGGCGCACTTCCTTCTGCAGCGGAAGGGCTTGAGCCGGCAGATGATTGGGGAATTTCTCGGCAATCGACAGAAACAGTTCAACAGGGATGTCCTGGA CTGTGTTGTGGACGAAATGGACTTCCAGAGCATGGAGCTGGACGAGGCTCTCAGGAAATTTCAGAATCACATCCGCGTTCAGGGGGAAGCCCAGAAAGTGGAGCGGCTCATCGAAGCCTTCAG CCAGCGCTACTGCATCTGCAACCCCACAGTGGTGAGGCAGTTCAGGAATCCGGACACCATCTTCATCCTGGCGTTCGCCATCATCCTCCTCAACACTGACATGTACAGCCCCAACGTCAAACCcgagaggaagatgaagctggAGGACTTCATCAAAAACCTGAGAG GCGTGGATGACGGGGAGGATATCCCCAGAGAGACCCTGGTGGGCATCTACGAACGGATCCGCAAGCGGGAGCTCAAAACCAACGAAGACCACGTCTCCCAGGTGCAGAAGGTGGAAAAGCTCATCGTGGGAAAGAAACCA atTGGGTCGCTGCATCACGGCCTCGGATGT GTGCTCTCGCTGCCTCATCGCCGACTGGTCTGTTACTGCCGCCTGTTTGAAGTGCCAGACCCCAACAAGCTTCAGAAGCTGGGCCTGCACCAGCGGGAGATCTTCCTGTTCAACGACCTCCTCGTG GTCACCAAGATcttccagaagaagaagaactctGTGACGTACAGCTTCAGACAGTCCTTTTCCCTCTACGGAATGCAAGTGATGCTGTTTGAGAGTCAGTGTAAGT ATTATCCCAACGGGATCAGACTGACGTCGGCCATTCCAGGTGCGGACATCAAAGTCCTCATCAACTTCAATGCGCCTAACCCCCAGGACCGCAAAAAGTTCACAGATGACCTGCGGGAGTCCATCGCCGAAGTCCAGGAAATGGAGAAGTACAGAATAGAGT ctgagctggagaagcagaagggTGTGGTGAGGCCCAGCATGTCCCAGAGCTCCGGTCTGAAGAAGGAGGCTGGCAACGGCACCATGAACCGGGCCAGTCTGGATGACACCTACGCCATGGGGGAGGGGCTGAAGAGGAGCGCCCTGAGCAGCTCCCTGAGGGACCTCTCTGAAGCAG GCAAGCGGGGGCGTCGCAGCAGTGCAGGATCACTAGACAGCAATATGGAA GGGTCCATCATTAGCAGTCCGCACACGCGCCGAAGAGCCACCACGCCTCACGAGGGCGCCCCCCGCGGCCACCCCTCCGTCCCTAACCCGGCATCAACTTCCATCCTGGGGTCGCTTTTTGGCAGCAAGCGAGGGAAACCATCGTCCCAGAGCCACTCTCCTCTGCCCCCGCCCGGTCACCCGACCCTCATATCCCACAAGCCCCACCCGACCAACCTGCACCACACAGcacaagtcacacacacagtgcaggCCCAACACCATGGTCACCATTCCCACTACTGCCAAGCCCCGCAAAACCCGCCgccctaccaccaccaccaccactaccacccGCCCCCCCACACTCAGTACCACCAGCACCCCGCTTACGCCTCGCACGGGCACCAACACTCGCACCCACAGCACAGCCACTACAGTCAGCATCCGCATCACGCGCCGCACCCCCAGCATCTTCCACACCATCACAGCCAGCAAGCGGGTTCAGGGACTGGCGGacccaaacccaaacacagTGGCATCAGTACCGTAGTGTGA
- the LOC130529505 gene encoding IQ motif and SEC7 domain-containing protein 1-like isoform X8, which translates to MMWCLQCNSEKTQSLMELELNGCVEGDGRPSDSGPSLDGGATYGQGPVTHGSAISPDRFESPLYSQGVQPGPQRPRRAKLQHSQSILRKQAEEEAIKRSRSLSESYELSADLQDKQVEMLERKYGGRFITRHAARTIQTAFRQYQMNKNFERLRSSMSENRMSRRIVLSNMRMQLSFEGPEKVHSSYFEGRQVSMTEDGTPLSLVQSECGDIEVHHQANVASHPAPQGDLTDAITELEDTFSRQVKSLAESIDDALNCRSLQGDEGTDPEAMGCRKVEREMPYQVKSHRRGGGRLDDETMASYSDVTLFIDEEDMSPSIALSRSGEQPSSTESDLRLRSVNSSQEYWPIDPKDEGRDTDTSCRSTPSLDCQDQRLRMDHLPLLTIEPPSDSSAELSDRSERSSVKRPPAYEPHGHIVTSSQASPKHILHGPPPRAPSRDDDAPLRHRHRQLESHLAINGSANRQSKSESDFSDGDNDSINSTSNSNDTINCSSESSSRDSLREQTLSKQTYHKETRNSWDSPIFSNDVIRKRHYRIGLNLFNKKPEKGIQYLTERGFIPDTPVGVAHFLLQRKGLSRQMIGEFLGNRQKQFNRDVLDCVVDEMDFQSMELDEALRKFQNHIRVQGEAQKVERLIEAFSQRYCICNPTVVRQFRNPDTIFILAFAIILLNTDMYSPNVKPERKMKLEDFIKNLRGVDDGEDIPRETLVGIYERIRKRELKTNEDHVSQVQKVEKLIVGKKPIGSLHHGLGCVLSLPHRRLVCYCRLFEVPDPNKLQKLGLHQREIFLFNDLLVVTKIFQKKKNSVTYSFRQSFSLYGMQVMLFESQYYPNGIRLTSAIPGADIKVLINFNAPNPQDRKKFTDDLRESIAEVQEMEKYRIESELEKQKGVVRPSMSQSSGLKKEAGNGTMNRASLDDTYAMGEGLKRSALSSSLRDLSEAGKRGRRSSAGSLDSNMEGSIISSPHTRRRATTPHEGAPRGHPSVPNPASTSILGSLFGSKRGKPSSQSHSPLPPPGHPTLISHKPHPTNLHHTAQVTHTVQAQHHGHHSHYCQAPQNPPPYHHHHHYHPPPHTQYHQHPAYASHGHQHSHPQHSHYSQHPHHAPHPQHLPHHHSQQAGSGTGGPKPKHSGISTVV; encoded by the exons ATGATGTGGTGTTTGCAGTGTAATTCAGAGAAGACCCAGTcgctgatggagctggagctgaatgGCTG CGTTGAAGGGGATGGACGGCCCAGTGACAGTGGCCCGTCCCTGGACGGGGGAGCCACCTATGGCCAGGGCCCAGTGACCCACGGCTCAGCCATCAGCCCCGACAGATTCGAAAGCCCGTTGTACAGCCAGGGGGTTCAGCCCGGGCCACAGCGGCCCCGTCGGGCCAAGCTCCAGCACTCGCAGTCCATCCTCCGCAAGCAGGCCGAGGAGGAGGCCATCAAGCGGTCGCGCTCGCTGTCCGAGAGCTATGAGCTCTCCGCCGACCTCCAGGACAAACAG GTGGAGATGTTGGAGCGTAAATATGGCGGACGGTTCATAACTCGCCATGCGGCCCGCACCATCCAGACAGCCTTCCGGCAGTATCAAATGAACAAGAACTTTGAACGTCTCAGAAGCTCTATGTCTGAGAACCGCATGTCCAGACGCATTGTTCTCTCCAACATGAGGATGCAGCTCTCGTTCGAGGGACCTGAAAAAGTGCACAGTTCCTACTTCGAGGGAAGACAGGTGTCCATGACAGAGGACGGCACTCCGCTGTCTCTGGTGCAGTCAGAATGTGGGGATATCGAAGTGCACCATCAGGCCAACGTGGCTTCTCATCCAGCTCCGCAGGGCGACCTGACGGACGCCATCACGGAGCTGGAGGACACTTTTTCCAGGCAGGTCAAATCCCTGGCCGAGTCGATAGATGATGCACTGAACTGTCGCAGCCTTCAGGGCGACGAGGGCACCGACCCGGAGGCGATGGGCTGCCGTAAAGTGGAGCGAGAAATGCCCTATCAGGTGAAGTCCCACCGCAGGGGAGGCGGGCGCCTGGACGATGAAACAATGGCCTCGTACAGCGATGTGACTCTGTTCATAGACGAGGAGGACATGTCCCCGTCCATCGCTCTGTCCAGGTCAGGGGAACAGCCGTCCAGCACAGAATCAGACCTCCGGTTACGATCTGTTAACTCTTCCCAGGAGTACTGGCCCATTGACCCCAAAGATGAGGGTCGTGACACGGACACAAGCTGCCGTAGCACGCCTTCTCTGGACtgccaggaccagcgtctcagAATGGACCACCTGCCTCTGTTGACCATCGAACCTCCCAGTGACAGCTCGGCAGAGCTCAGCGACCGCTCCGAGCGCAGCTCTGTCAAGCGGCCGCCTGCATACGAGCCCCACGGCCACATCGTCACGTCGTCCCAGGCCAGCCCGAAACACATCCTCCACGGGCCTCCGCCGCGAGCTCCCTCTCGTGACGACGACGCGCCTCTGCGCCACCGGCACCGGCAGCTGGAAAGCCACCTCGCCATCAACGGCTCGGCCAACCGGCAGAGCAAATCGGAGTCGGACTTCTCGGACGGGGACAACGACAGCATCAACAGCACGTCCAACTCCAACGACACCATTAACTGCAGCTCGGAGTCCTCGTCCAGGGACAGCCTGAGAGAGCAGACGCTCAGCAAGCAGACCTACCACAAGGAGACCAGGAACAGCTGGGACTCGCCCATCTTCAGCAACGACGTCATTCGGAAGAGGCACTACCGCATCGGCCTGAACCTCTTCAACAA GAAGCCCGAAAAAGGCATTCAGTACCTGACGGAGAGGGGGTTCATCCCCGACACACCGGTCGGCGTGGCGCACTTCCTTCTGCAGCGGAAGGGCTTGAGCCGGCAGATGATTGGGGAATTTCTCGGCAATCGACAGAAACAGTTCAACAGGGATGTCCTGGA CTGTGTTGTGGACGAAATGGACTTCCAGAGCATGGAGCTGGACGAGGCTCTCAGGAAATTTCAGAATCACATCCGCGTTCAGGGGGAAGCCCAGAAAGTGGAGCGGCTCATCGAAGCCTTCAG CCAGCGCTACTGCATCTGCAACCCCACAGTGGTGAGGCAGTTCAGGAATCCGGACACCATCTTCATCCTGGCGTTCGCCATCATCCTCCTCAACACTGACATGTACAGCCCCAACGTCAAACCcgagaggaagatgaagctggAGGACTTCATCAAAAACCTGAGAG GCGTGGATGACGGGGAGGATATCCCCAGAGAGACCCTGGTGGGCATCTACGAACGGATCCGCAAGCGGGAGCTCAAAACCAACGAAGACCACGTCTCCCAGGTGCAGAAGGTGGAAAAGCTCATCGTGGGAAAGAAACCA atTGGGTCGCTGCATCACGGCCTCGGATGT GTGCTCTCGCTGCCTCATCGCCGACTGGTCTGTTACTGCCGCCTGTTTGAAGTGCCAGACCCCAACAAGCTTCAGAAGCTGGGCCTGCACCAGCGGGAGATCTTCCTGTTCAACGACCTCCTCGTG GTCACCAAGATcttccagaagaagaagaactctGTGACGTACAGCTTCAGACAGTCCTTTTCCCTCTACGGAATGCAAGTGATGCTGTTTGAGAGTCAGT ATTATCCCAACGGGATCAGACTGACGTCGGCCATTCCAGGTGCGGACATCAAAGTCCTCATCAACTTCAATGCGCCTAACCCCCAGGACCGCAAAAAGTTCACAGATGACCTGCGGGAGTCCATCGCCGAAGTCCAGGAAATGGAGAAGTACAGAATAGAGT ctgagctggagaagcagaagggTGTGGTGAGGCCCAGCATGTCCCAGAGCTCCGGTCTGAAGAAGGAGGCTGGCAACGGCACCATGAACCGGGCCAGTCTGGATGACACCTACGCCATGGGGGAGGGGCTGAAGAGGAGCGCCCTGAGCAGCTCCCTGAGGGACCTCTCTGAAGCAG GCAAGCGGGGGCGTCGCAGCAGTGCAGGATCACTAGACAGCAATATGGAA GGGTCCATCATTAGCAGTCCGCACACGCGCCGAAGAGCCACCACGCCTCACGAGGGCGCCCCCCGCGGCCACCCCTCCGTCCCTAACCCGGCATCAACTTCCATCCTGGGGTCGCTTTTTGGCAGCAAGCGAGGGAAACCATCGTCCCAGAGCCACTCTCCTCTGCCCCCGCCCGGTCACCCGACCCTCATATCCCACAAGCCCCACCCGACCAACCTGCACCACACAGcacaagtcacacacacagtgcaggCCCAACACCATGGTCACCATTCCCACTACTGCCAAGCCCCGCAAAACCCGCCgccctaccaccaccaccaccactaccacccGCCCCCCCACACTCAGTACCACCAGCACCCCGCTTACGCCTCGCACGGGCACCAACACTCGCACCCACAGCACAGCCACTACAGTCAGCATCCGCATCACGCGCCGCACCCCCAGCATCTTCCACACCATCACAGCCAGCAAGCGGGTTCAGGGACTGGCGGacccaaacccaaacacagTGGCATCAGTACCGTAGTGTGA
- the LOC130529505 gene encoding IQ motif and SEC7 domain-containing protein 1-like isoform X4 translates to MVDKIWRKSWQFIEHTLSSRKAQSSCSAAGCKSDVEGDGRPSDSGPSLDGGATYGQGPVTHGSAISPDRFESPLYSQGVQPGPQRPRRAKLQHSQSILRKQAEEEAIKRSRSLSESYELSADLQDKQVEMLERKYGGRFITRHAARTIQTAFRQYQMNKNFERLRSSMSENRMSRRIVLSNMRMQLSFEGPEKVHSSYFEGRQVSMTEDGTPLSLVQSECGDIEVHHQANVASHPAPQGDLTDAITELEDTFSRQVKSLAESIDDALNCRSLQGDEGTDPEAMGCRKVEREMPYQVKSHRRGGGRLDDETMASYSDVTLFIDEEDMSPSIALSRSGEQPSSTESDLRLRSVNSSQEYWPIDPKDEGRDTDTSCRSTPSLDCQDQRLRMDHLPLLTIEPPSDSSAELSDRSERSSVKRPPAYEPHGHIVTSSQASPKHILHGPPPRAPSRDDDAPLRHRHRQLESHLAINGSANRQSKSESDFSDGDNDSINSTSNSNDTINCSSESSSRDSLREQTLSKQTYHKETRNSWDSPIFSNDVIRKRHYRIGLNLFNKKPEKGIQYLTERGFIPDTPVGVAHFLLQRKGLSRQMIGEFLGNRQKQFNRDVLDCVVDEMDFQSMELDEALRKFQNHIRVQGEAQKVERLIEAFSQRYCICNPTVVRQFRNPDTIFILAFAIILLNTDMYSPNVKPERKMKLEDFIKNLRGVDDGEDIPRETLVGIYERIRKRELKTNEDHVSQVQKVEKLIVGKKPIGSLHHGLGCVLSLPHRRLVCYCRLFEVPDPNKLQKLGLHQREIFLFNDLLVVTKIFQKKKNSVTYSFRQSFSLYGMQVMLFESQCKYYPNGIRLTSAIPGADIKVLINFNAPNPQDRKKFTDDLRESIAEVQEMEKYRIESELEKQKGVVRPSMSQSSGLKKEAGNGTMNRASLDDTYAMGEGLKRSALSSSLRDLSEAGKRGRRSSAGSLDSNMEGSIISSPHTRRRATTPHEGAPRGHPSVPNPASTSILGSLFGSKRGKPSSQSHSPLPPPGHPTLISHKPHPTNLHHTAQVTHTVQAQHHGHHSHYCQAPQNPPPYHHHHHYHPPPHTQYHQHPAYASHGHQHSHPQHSHYSQHPHHAPHPQHLPHHHSQQAGSGTGGPKPKHSGISTVV, encoded by the exons ATGGTGGACAAGATCTGGAGGAAGAGTTGGCAGTTTATAGAACATACGCTGTCTTCTCGCAAAGCGCAGAGCTCGTGTAGCGCTGCGGGATGTAAGAGTGA CGTTGAAGGGGATGGACGGCCCAGTGACAGTGGCCCGTCCCTGGACGGGGGAGCCACCTATGGCCAGGGCCCAGTGACCCACGGCTCAGCCATCAGCCCCGACAGATTCGAAAGCCCGTTGTACAGCCAGGGGGTTCAGCCCGGGCCACAGCGGCCCCGTCGGGCCAAGCTCCAGCACTCGCAGTCCATCCTCCGCAAGCAGGCCGAGGAGGAGGCCATCAAGCGGTCGCGCTCGCTGTCCGAGAGCTATGAGCTCTCCGCCGACCTCCAGGACAAACAG GTGGAGATGTTGGAGCGTAAATATGGCGGACGGTTCATAACTCGCCATGCGGCCCGCACCATCCAGACAGCCTTCCGGCAGTATCAAATGAACAAGAACTTTGAACGTCTCAGAAGCTCTATGTCTGAGAACCGCATGTCCAGACGCATTGTTCTCTCCAACATGAGGATGCAGCTCTCGTTCGAGGGACCTGAAAAAGTGCACAGTTCCTACTTCGAGGGAAGACAGGTGTCCATGACAGAGGACGGCACTCCGCTGTCTCTGGTGCAGTCAGAATGTGGGGATATCGAAGTGCACCATCAGGCCAACGTGGCTTCTCATCCAGCTCCGCAGGGCGACCTGACGGACGCCATCACGGAGCTGGAGGACACTTTTTCCAGGCAGGTCAAATCCCTGGCCGAGTCGATAGATGATGCACTGAACTGTCGCAGCCTTCAGGGCGACGAGGGCACCGACCCGGAGGCGATGGGCTGCCGTAAAGTGGAGCGAGAAATGCCCTATCAGGTGAAGTCCCACCGCAGGGGAGGCGGGCGCCTGGACGATGAAACAATGGCCTCGTACAGCGATGTGACTCTGTTCATAGACGAGGAGGACATGTCCCCGTCCATCGCTCTGTCCAGGTCAGGGGAACAGCCGTCCAGCACAGAATCAGACCTCCGGTTACGATCTGTTAACTCTTCCCAGGAGTACTGGCCCATTGACCCCAAAGATGAGGGTCGTGACACGGACACAAGCTGCCGTAGCACGCCTTCTCTGGACtgccaggaccagcgtctcagAATGGACCACCTGCCTCTGTTGACCATCGAACCTCCCAGTGACAGCTCGGCAGAGCTCAGCGACCGCTCCGAGCGCAGCTCTGTCAAGCGGCCGCCTGCATACGAGCCCCACGGCCACATCGTCACGTCGTCCCAGGCCAGCCCGAAACACATCCTCCACGGGCCTCCGCCGCGAGCTCCCTCTCGTGACGACGACGCGCCTCTGCGCCACCGGCACCGGCAGCTGGAAAGCCACCTCGCCATCAACGGCTCGGCCAACCGGCAGAGCAAATCGGAGTCGGACTTCTCGGACGGGGACAACGACAGCATCAACAGCACGTCCAACTCCAACGACACCATTAACTGCAGCTCGGAGTCCTCGTCCAGGGACAGCCTGAGAGAGCAGACGCTCAGCAAGCAGACCTACCACAAGGAGACCAGGAACAGCTGGGACTCGCCCATCTTCAGCAACGACGTCATTCGGAAGAGGCACTACCGCATCGGCCTGAACCTCTTCAACAA GAAGCCCGAAAAAGGCATTCAGTACCTGACGGAGAGGGGGTTCATCCCCGACACACCGGTCGGCGTGGCGCACTTCCTTCTGCAGCGGAAGGGCTTGAGCCGGCAGATGATTGGGGAATTTCTCGGCAATCGACAGAAACAGTTCAACAGGGATGTCCTGGA CTGTGTTGTGGACGAAATGGACTTCCAGAGCATGGAGCTGGACGAGGCTCTCAGGAAATTTCAGAATCACATCCGCGTTCAGGGGGAAGCCCAGAAAGTGGAGCGGCTCATCGAAGCCTTCAG CCAGCGCTACTGCATCTGCAACCCCACAGTGGTGAGGCAGTTCAGGAATCCGGACACCATCTTCATCCTGGCGTTCGCCATCATCCTCCTCAACACTGACATGTACAGCCCCAACGTCAAACCcgagaggaagatgaagctggAGGACTTCATCAAAAACCTGAGAG GCGTGGATGACGGGGAGGATATCCCCAGAGAGACCCTGGTGGGCATCTACGAACGGATCCGCAAGCGGGAGCTCAAAACCAACGAAGACCACGTCTCCCAGGTGCAGAAGGTGGAAAAGCTCATCGTGGGAAAGAAACCA atTGGGTCGCTGCATCACGGCCTCGGATGT GTGCTCTCGCTGCCTCATCGCCGACTGGTCTGTTACTGCCGCCTGTTTGAAGTGCCAGACCCCAACAAGCTTCAGAAGCTGGGCCTGCACCAGCGGGAGATCTTCCTGTTCAACGACCTCCTCGTG GTCACCAAGATcttccagaagaagaagaactctGTGACGTACAGCTTCAGACAGTCCTTTTCCCTCTACGGAATGCAAGTGATGCTGTTTGAGAGTCAGTGTAAGT ATTATCCCAACGGGATCAGACTGACGTCGGCCATTCCAGGTGCGGACATCAAAGTCCTCATCAACTTCAATGCGCCTAACCCCCAGGACCGCAAAAAGTTCACAGATGACCTGCGGGAGTCCATCGCCGAAGTCCAGGAAATGGAGAAGTACAGAATAGAGT ctgagctggagaagcagaagggTGTGGTGAGGCCCAGCATGTCCCAGAGCTCCGGTCTGAAGAAGGAGGCTGGCAACGGCACCATGAACCGGGCCAGTCTGGATGACACCTACGCCATGGGGGAGGGGCTGAAGAGGAGCGCCCTGAGCAGCTCCCTGAGGGACCTCTCTGAAGCAG GCAAGCGGGGGCGTCGCAGCAGTGCAGGATCACTAGACAGCAATATGGAA GGGTCCATCATTAGCAGTCCGCACACGCGCCGAAGAGCCACCACGCCTCACGAGGGCGCCCCCCGCGGCCACCCCTCCGTCCCTAACCCGGCATCAACTTCCATCCTGGGGTCGCTTTTTGGCAGCAAGCGAGGGAAACCATCGTCCCAGAGCCACTCTCCTCTGCCCCCGCCCGGTCACCCGACCCTCATATCCCACAAGCCCCACCCGACCAACCTGCACCACACAGcacaagtcacacacacagtgcaggCCCAACACCATGGTCACCATTCCCACTACTGCCAAGCCCCGCAAAACCCGCCgccctaccaccaccaccaccactaccacccGCCCCCCCACACTCAGTACCACCAGCACCCCGCTTACGCCTCGCACGGGCACCAACACTCGCACCCACAGCACAGCCACTACAGTCAGCATCCGCATCACGCGCCGCACCCCCAGCATCTTCCACACCATCACAGCCAGCAAGCGGGTTCAGGGACTGGCGGacccaaacccaaacacagTGGCATCAGTACCGTAGTGTGA